In Malus sylvestris chromosome 15, drMalSylv7.2, whole genome shotgun sequence, a single genomic region encodes these proteins:
- the LOC126603244 gene encoding transcription factor RAX3-like, whose amino-acid sequence MGRAPCCDKANVKKGPWSPEEDATLKAYIEKHGTGGNWITLPQKIGLRRCGKSCRLRWLNYLRPNIKHGGFSEEEDNIICSLYMSIGSRWSIIAAQLPGRTDNDIKNYWNTRLKKKLLGKQRKQQEAQQSRRAAIFKQEMIKRSENNANFVNISAGFFNQNPYNWPELPVVPVANYQTHDPQLMQDEASIKTMLINLGGRFSHDSDTSTTSFQYPVDISSTSSSDHQFYQSSIDVLASTSAANSNNYSQFPSTNFDASNGTGGSSSPTIFHGLDDQNNNLQADHLNQLTELEVYDNSFAHQHQQLGGFYYQASEETLNNGSSAGTSTASAESEISWGDINSLVYSTQMVADYETCCQQAVVVPQDQHSFFAEATYFGLK is encoded by the exons ATGGGCAGAGCTCCTTGCTGTGACAAAGCCAACGTTAAGAAAGGCCCTTGGTCACCTGAAGAAGATGCTACACTCAAGGCTTATATCGAGAAGCATGGCACCGGTGGCAACTGGATTACCTTACCTCAGAAGATAG GCCTTAGAAGGTGCGGCAAAAGCTGTCGACTTAGATGGTTGAATTATCTACGGCCGAATATCAAGCACGGCGGGTTCTCAGAGGAAGAAGATAACATCATTTGCAGCCTCTACATGAGTATTGGAAGCAG GTGGTCTATCATTGCAGCCCAGTTACCAGGGCGAACGGACAACGATATTAAGAACTACTGGAACACAAGGCTGAAGAAAAAGCTCTTGGGCAAGCAGCGTAAACAACAGGAGGCTCAGCAGAGTCGCCGCGCTGCCATCTTTAAGCAAGAGATGATCAAAAGATCAGAAAATAATGCAAATTTTGTTAATATCTCAGCTGGGTTTTTCAACCAAAACCCTTATAACTGGCCAGAGCTACCAGTAGTACCAGTGGCTAATTATCAAACACATGACCCTCAACTCATGCAGGATGAGGCTTCCATTAAGACTATGCTCATCAATCTTGGAGGAAGATTTTCCCATGATTCTGACACTAGCACCACAAGTTTTCAGTACCCAGTTGATATTTCGTCCACCTCGTCATCAGATCACCAATTCTATCAGAGCTCCATTGATGTTCTTGCTTCTACTTCAGCAGCCAACAGTAATAACTATTCTCAATTTCCAAGCACAAACTTTGATGCTAGTAACGGTACTGGGGGTTCAAGTAGTCCAACCATATTTCATGGGCTGGACGATCAGAATAACAATCTACAGGCTGATCATCTTAACCAGCTAACTGAATTGGAGGTTTACGACAACAGTTTTGCTCATCAGCATCAGCAACTGGGTGGTTTTTATTATCAAGCCTCCGAGGAGACGTTGAACAACGGTAGCAGTGCAGGGACCAGTACTGCTTCTGCAGAGAGTGAAATTAGTTGGGGAGACATAAACTCACTGGTTTATAGTACTCAAATGGTTGCAGACTATGAAACCTGCTGCCAACAAGCAGTAGTAGTACCACAAGATCAACATTCTTTTTTTGCAGAGGCAACCTACTTTGGCCTCAAATAA